One genomic window of Salirhabdus salicampi includes the following:
- a CDS encoding cysteine desulfurase: MNVNEIREQFPILNQEVNGHPLVYLDSAATSQKPIQVIEKVNEYYRLHNSNVHRGVHTLGTRATEGYEGAREKVKNFINAKSTKEVIFTRGTTTAINKVAHSYGRTNLKEGDEIVITPMEHHSNIIPWQQVARTTGATLKYIPLQEDGTISMEDVKATITENTKIVAMVHVSNVLGTINPIKEVIDVAHKHGAIVLVDGAQSTPHMKIDVQELNCDFFAFSAHKMCGPSGVGVLYGKQKLLENMEPVEFGGEMIDFVDLHESTWKELPWKFEGGTPIIAGAIGLGAAIDFLEEIGLDNIEKHEKELAHYALQKLNDFNGMKIYGPKERAGLVTFNLEDVHPHDVATALDSQGIAVRAGHHCAQPLMRWLDVTATARASFYLYNTKEDIDKLVEGLEKTKEFFGDVF, encoded by the coding sequence ATGAACGTTAACGAAATTCGTGAACAGTTTCCTATATTGAACCAAGAAGTAAATGGTCATCCATTAGTATACCTAGATAGTGCAGCTACCTCACAAAAGCCAATTCAAGTGATCGAAAAGGTGAATGAGTACTATCGACTGCACAATTCTAACGTACACCGAGGGGTTCATACATTGGGAACAAGAGCTACTGAAGGATACGAAGGTGCACGGGAAAAGGTAAAAAACTTTATTAATGCGAAAAGCACAAAAGAGGTTATTTTCACAAGAGGAACAACGACCGCTATAAATAAAGTTGCTCATAGTTATGGAAGAACAAATTTAAAAGAGGGGGATGAAATTGTCATAACCCCGATGGAGCATCATAGTAATATTATTCCATGGCAACAAGTTGCAAGGACTACTGGTGCAACGTTAAAATACATTCCCCTTCAGGAAGACGGTACGATTTCGATGGAGGATGTTAAGGCAACAATTACGGAAAACACAAAAATAGTAGCAATGGTTCATGTTTCAAATGTTCTTGGTACGATTAACCCAATTAAAGAAGTCATTGATGTTGCCCATAAACACGGAGCGATTGTTCTCGTAGATGGTGCCCAAAGTACACCACACATGAAAATTGATGTTCAAGAATTAAATTGTGACTTCTTTGCTTTTTCCGCTCATAAAATGTGTGGACCTAGTGGAGTTGGTGTTCTATACGGAAAACAAAAATTGTTGGAAAATATGGAACCGGTTGAATTTGGTGGAGAAATGATTGATTTTGTTGATCTTCATGAGTCGACATGGAAAGAACTTCCGTGGAAATTTGAAGGTGGAACACCGATTATTGCGGGAGCAATAGGACTTGGAGCAGCAATTGATTTTCTAGAAGAAATCGGGTTAGACAATATTGAAAAACATGAAAAAGAACTTGCTCACTATGCACTTCAAAAGCTGAATGATTTTAATGGAATGAAGATTTATGGTCCAAAAGAACGTGCGGGTCTTGTCACCTTTAATTTGGAAGACGTTCATCCCCATGATGTTGCAACGGCATTGGATTCACAGGGGATTGCAGTAAGAGCAGGTCACCATTGTGCTCAACCGTTAATGCGCTGGTTAGATGTAACCGCAACAGCAAGAGCTAGTTTTTACCTCTACAATACGAAGGAGGATATTGATAAACTAGTAGAAGGACTTGAAAAAACAAAGGAGTTTTTTGGTGATGTCTTTTAA
- the sufU gene encoding Fe-S cluster assembly sulfur transfer protein SufU: MSFNNLETLYRQVIMDHYKNPRNKGTIDGDEHLTVEMNNPTCGDRIHLQLKVRDGIVEDAKFTGEGCSISMSSASMMTQAVKGKTVEEALKLSDYFSDMVQGKDVDHEDLELGDIQALQGVSKFPARVKCATLSWKAMEKGIENNE, encoded by the coding sequence ATGTCTTTTAATAACTTAGAAACCTTATACAGACAGGTCATCATGGACCACTATAAAAACCCTCGTAATAAAGGTACAATTGACGGAGATGAGCATTTAACGGTTGAAATGAATAACCCAACATGTGGTGACCGAATCCATCTTCAACTAAAGGTTCGTGACGGCATCGTGGAAGATGCAAAGTTCACAGGTGAAGGTTGTTCCATTAGTATGTCTTCGGCTTCGATGATGACACAAGCAGTTAAAGGGAAAACCGTTGAAGAAGCATTAAAGTTATCTGATTACTTTTCAGATATGGTTCAAGGAAAAGATGTTGATCATGAGGACTTGGAATTAGGCGATATTCAAGCGCTTCAGGGCGTTTCCAAATTCCCTGCACGGGTAAAATGCGCAACTCTATCTTGGAAAGCAATGGAAAAAGGGATAGAGAACAACGAATAA
- the sufB gene encoding Fe-S cluster assembly protein SufB, with protein MAKKAPEIGDYKYGFHERDVSIFRTERGLTENIVREISKQKEEPEWMLEFRLKSLEQFYKMPMPQWGGELGELNFDDITYYVKPSEQSERSWDEVPEEIKRTFDKLGIPEAEQKYLAGVSAQYESEVVYHNMKEELEEQGIVFKDTDTALKENEDLFKEYFGKLIPPSDNKFSALNSAVWSGGSFIYVPKGVKTDTPLQAYFRINSENMGQFERTLIIVDEGASVHYVEGCTAPVYTTNSLHSAVVEIFVKKDAYCRYTTVQNWANNVYNLVTKRASADANATMEWIDGNIGSKLTMKYPAVLLKGEGARGLTLSIALAGKGQHQDAGAKMLHLAPNTSSTIVSKSISKQGGKVTYRGIVHFGRKADGARSNIECDTLILDNESTSDTIPYNEILNDNISLEHEAKVSKVSEEQLFYLMSRGISEEEATEMIVMGFIEPFTKELPMEYAVEMNRLIKFEMEGSIG; from the coding sequence ATGGCGAAAAAGGCACCGGAAATTGGTGATTATAAGTACGGGTTTCATGAACGTGATGTTTCTATTTTCCGTACAGAGCGTGGTTTAACAGAAAATATTGTTCGTGAGATCTCTAAGCAGAAGGAAGAACCGGAGTGGATGTTAGAATTCCGTCTGAAATCTCTTGAACAGTTCTACAAAATGCCTATGCCACAATGGGGTGGAGAATTAGGTGAACTGAATTTTGATGATATCACGTATTACGTAAAACCTTCTGAACAATCAGAGCGTTCTTGGGATGAGGTACCTGAAGAAATCAAAAGAACATTTGATAAGTTGGGTATTCCGGAAGCAGAACAAAAGTATTTAGCTGGTGTTTCTGCGCAATATGAATCGGAAGTTGTATACCACAACATGAAAGAAGAACTAGAAGAACAAGGAATTGTCTTTAAGGATACGGATACTGCATTGAAAGAAAACGAGGACTTGTTTAAAGAATATTTCGGTAAATTAATTCCACCTTCTGATAATAAATTCTCAGCATTAAACTCAGCTGTATGGTCTGGTGGTTCATTTATATATGTACCTAAAGGGGTAAAAACAGATACTCCTTTACAAGCATACTTCCGTATTAATTCAGAAAACATGGGTCAGTTTGAGCGTACGTTAATCATTGTTGATGAAGGCGCATCAGTTCACTATGTTGAAGGTTGTACGGCACCTGTTTATACAACAAATTCACTTCACAGTGCTGTTGTTGAAATCTTTGTTAAAAAGGATGCGTATTGCCGTTACACAACAGTTCAAAACTGGGCAAATAACGTATATAACCTTGTAACAAAGCGTGCAAGTGCTGATGCTAACGCTACGATGGAATGGATTGATGGAAACATCGGTTCTAAACTTACAATGAAATACCCTGCAGTATTATTAAAAGGTGAAGGAGCGCGTGGTTTGACACTTTCCATAGCGTTAGCAGGAAAAGGCCAACACCAAGATGCTGGTGCTAAAATGTTGCACCTGGCTCCGAACACGTCATCTACTATTGTTTCGAAGTCGATTTCGAAACAAGGTGGTAAAGTGACGTATCGTGGTATTGTTCACTTCGGAAGAAAAGCAGATGGTGCTCGTTCAAACATTGAGTGTGACACATTGATTTTAGATAATGAATCAACGTCCGATACAATTCCATATAATGAGATCCTTAACGACAATATTTCTCTGGAACATGAAGCGAAAGTATCAAAAGTTTCAGAAGAGCAGCTGTTCTATCTTATGAGTCGTGGTATCTCAGAGGAAGAAGCAACTGAAATGATCGTAATGGGCTTCATTGAGCCGTTTACGAAGGAGTTGCCAATGGAATATGCGGTAGAAATGAACCGTCTAATTAAATTCGAAATGGAAGGTTCTATCGGTTAA
- a CDS encoding sulfite exporter TauE/SafE family protein, whose protein sequence is MFIIMMILLGFLSAFLGSIAGLGGGIIFVPSLLLLHQFSPSFSWATPQAVVGMSLLVMIFTGLSSTLTYVKQKRVDLKSGFIFLSGSVPGALIGVWLNQHIHPEPFQVTFGIIMLAVSSLFFLRTKFTLQNAPNQYGISRPYNLSGETYYYSYRVPVAWLVSFVIGSFSGLFGIGGGSLMVPVMLLLFHFPSSIAVPTSMFMIFISSIVGTIGHISFGNIQWEYTLLFIPGAWLGGVAGAKVNQRMKSKTVEWFLRILLILIGIRMILQGLT, encoded by the coding sequence ATGTTTATAATTATGATGATTTTGTTAGGTTTTCTTTCTGCCTTCCTTGGAAGTATAGCCGGGTTAGGGGGCGGTATTATTTTTGTCCCAAGTCTATTGTTGTTGCATCAATTTAGCCCATCCTTCAGTTGGGCAACTCCGCAAGCTGTTGTTGGTATGTCATTGCTTGTTATGATTTTCACAGGATTATCCTCAACACTTACATATGTGAAGCAAAAACGAGTTGATTTAAAAAGTGGTTTTATATTTTTAAGTGGCAGTGTACCAGGCGCACTTATTGGTGTTTGGCTAAACCAGCATATACATCCAGAACCCTTCCAAGTGACTTTTGGCATAATAATGTTAGCTGTTTCCTCTTTGTTCTTTTTAAGAACTAAGTTCACTTTACAAAATGCACCAAATCAATATGGAATAAGCCGTCCTTACAATTTGTCCGGTGAAACGTATTACTATTCTTATCGTGTTCCGGTCGCATGGCTTGTTTCTTTTGTCATAGGGAGCTTTTCGGGCCTGTTTGGAATTGGTGGGGGTTCGTTAATGGTTCCCGTAATGTTGCTTTTATTCCACTTTCCTTCATCTATTGCAGTCCCAACATCAATGTTTATGATTTTTATTTCCAGTATCGTTGGCACTATAGGACATATTTCGTTTGGGAACATACAGTGGGAATATACGTTATTATTTATTCCAGGCGCTTGGCTAGGTGGTGTGGCAGGTGCTAAAGTTAACCAAAGGATGAAAAGTAAAACTGTTGAATGGTTCCTGCGTATTTTATTAATCCTAATTGGAATCCGTATGATTTTGCAAGGTTTAACATAA
- a CDS encoding bifunctional metallophosphatase/5'-nucleotidase, with amino-acid sequence MKENIYLYFTSDVHSHFEHWPNIIEFFNEQIYRRKQRDDTYFLLDNGDHMDRFHPITEAFLGEANVSLLNDGGYDCVTVGNNEGITLPAENFFHLYDNADFSVVCANIYPKNEKKPSWLKPYTMLQSKKGVKIAVLGLTAPFQLFYEQIGWQTESPYDVLDRYIAEVKAQSDVIVLLSHLGIHDDEYIANHYPEIDIIIGGHTHHLFKHGEVVNDTLLAAVGKHGMYAGEIMFSWDFELNEIVTKEASAIDINHYAKDHHTESLLRNFDERANEILSKSVGFLKEHYEVNWFSSTALIEQLVETMKIWTEADCAMLNAGMLLGGLERGVITYGDLHRICPHPVNPCKVKVSGEELLEIIRLVKTKRFEQFELKGFGFRGKVIGKMIFSNITTEMFTDQHGDQHVKKVYINGEPLNKNRKYQLATADTFTFGQLIPEIAKSTNKEYYMPEFLRDLLGDTIKKFTS; translated from the coding sequence ATGAAAGAAAATATCTATCTTTATTTTACAAGTGACGTCCATAGCCACTTTGAACATTGGCCCAATATAATAGAGTTTTTTAATGAACAAATTTATCGACGAAAACAACGAGATGATACATATTTTTTATTGGATAATGGTGATCATATGGATCGATTCCATCCAATTACAGAGGCATTTTTAGGGGAGGCAAACGTATCACTCTTAAATGATGGTGGTTACGACTGTGTTACGGTCGGTAACAATGAAGGGATAACATTACCTGCAGAGAACTTTTTTCACTTATATGACAATGCTGATTTCAGTGTTGTTTGCGCCAATATTTATCCAAAAAATGAAAAAAAGCCATCATGGTTAAAACCATATACAATGTTACAGTCGAAAAAAGGTGTCAAAATTGCCGTGTTAGGTTTGACAGCACCCTTTCAACTTTTTTATGAGCAAATCGGCTGGCAAACAGAATCTCCATATGATGTGTTAGACCGCTATATAGCTGAGGTTAAAGCGCAGTCAGATGTCATCGTGTTATTATCACATTTAGGTATTCATGATGATGAATACATTGCCAATCATTATCCTGAGATAGATATCATTATCGGAGGACACACTCACCATTTATTTAAACATGGGGAAGTTGTTAACGATACTTTATTGGCAGCGGTTGGAAAACACGGGATGTATGCTGGTGAAATTATGTTTAGTTGGGATTTTGAATTAAATGAAATCGTTACAAAAGAAGCCTCGGCAATAGACATCAACCATTATGCCAAAGATCATCATACTGAAAGTTTGCTTCGTAATTTTGATGAAAGAGCAAACGAAATCTTGTCTAAATCCGTAGGCTTTCTAAAAGAGCATTATGAGGTAAACTGGTTTTCATCAACGGCGTTAATAGAACAGCTCGTTGAAACGATGAAGATATGGACAGAGGCGGACTGTGCCATGCTGAATGCAGGTATGTTACTCGGAGGCTTAGAGCGTGGGGTTATTACCTATGGCGATTTACATCGAATTTGCCCACACCCGGTGAATCCATGTAAAGTTAAAGTTTCTGGTGAAGAGCTCCTTGAAATCATAAGACTGGTGAAAACAAAACGATTTGAGCAATTTGAATTAAAGGGGTTTGGATTTAGGGGGAAAGTTATTGGAAAAATGATTTTTTCTAATATTACGACTGAAATGTTTACAGACCAACATGGGGATCAACACGTAAAAAAGGTTTATATTAATGGAGAACCTTTAAACAAAAACCGAAAATACCAGCTTGCAACGGCAGACACTTTTACATTTGGACAGCTAATCCCTGAAATAGCGAAATCGACGAATAAAGAATACTATATGCCTGAATTTTTACGGGATCTTTTAGGAGATACGATTAAAAAATTCACCTCATAA
- a CDS encoding YunC family protein: MVSVKPLWIEDKPFTAVHVQLPKTNLLVISNDIGYVMCGALDIDLLNEKLADRGIVAGRAIGVRTMEDLLEASLEKVTITAKEKYGWIEGMSCREALLKL, encoded by the coding sequence ATGGTTTCGGTTAAACCATTATGGATTGAAGACAAACCATTTACAGCGGTACACGTACAACTACCAAAAACAAACTTACTTGTTATCTCAAATGATATAGGTTATGTCATGTGTGGTGCCCTTGATATTGATCTTTTGAATGAGAAATTAGCAGACCGTGGTATTGTAGCGGGAAGAGCAATTGGAGTCCGCACGATGGAAGATTTATTAGAAGCTTCCCTCGAAAAAGTGACCATTACAGCTAAGGAAAAGTATGGCTGGATAGAAGGCATGTCCTGTCGAGAGGCATTGCTAAAATTATAA
- the yunB gene encoding sporulation protein YunB, which translates to MLSKRKKKAPPPLAKVFMITIIFFMVTVSASLWFINEGIEPTLMAIAETKTKQFAREAINEAVSKRIAEDLEFEDLIQAETDEDGVITSMGWNSVVLNRVLRNTTFRVQNYLKRMERGEFSPDASLDIEADPNDLQEEQDVNNNPVVEEIPIGEATNIAILSNLGPKIPIRFKVIGDVQSDMEVTIEEYGINSALVKLFIKIEANVSIVIPFSTETTKVSANIPVDVRVIQGHVPEFYNRSDSGNSTPSITVPFNSLQ; encoded by the coding sequence ATGTTAAGCAAACGAAAAAAAAAGGCACCGCCTCCATTAGCAAAAGTCTTCATGATTACAATTATATTTTTTATGGTTACAGTATCTGCCAGTCTATGGTTCATCAATGAAGGAATTGAGCCGACATTAATGGCTATCGCTGAAACGAAGACAAAGCAATTTGCTCGTGAAGCAATAAATGAGGCTGTTAGCAAACGGATTGCCGAAGACCTGGAATTTGAAGATCTAATCCAAGCGGAAACAGATGAGGATGGAGTCATAACATCAATGGGCTGGAATTCTGTTGTTTTAAATCGTGTATTACGAAATACGACCTTCCGTGTTCAAAATTATTTAAAGCGAATGGAACGAGGGGAGTTTTCCCCTGATGCTTCTCTAGATATCGAGGCAGATCCTAATGATCTCCAAGAAGAACAGGATGTTAACAACAATCCGGTAGTTGAAGAGATCCCAATAGGTGAGGCAACTAATATCGCTATTCTATCCAATCTTGGACCAAAAATTCCGATTCGGTTTAAAGTAATTGGAGATGTACAGTCTGATATGGAAGTAACGATTGAAGAGTATGGGATCAATAGTGCACTAGTTAAGCTCTTTATTAAAATTGAAGCCAATGTTTCTATTGTGATTCCGTTTTCTACAGAGACAACAAAGGTATCTGCGAATATACCTGTAGATGTACGTGTCATCCAAGGGCATGTACCAGAATTTTATAATCGTTCAGATAGTGGAAATTCAACACCTTCCATCACAGTTCCGTTTAACTCTTTACAATAA
- a CDS encoding Na+/H+ antiporter NhaC family protein, producing MTGTFLSLIPPFVMILLVILTKRVLLSLGVGIILGALFIHKFHIGGALLEVWNSFFGIFIDDGAPNYWNINLLLFLLFLGMMTSFMTASGGAKAFGDWAVRKIQTKKGAQTVPAVLGLVLFIDDYFNSLTVGQVSRPVTDRHKVSRAKLSYLIDSTAAPVTVLSPISSWGATIIGLVGTAIAANEITDLKAFDAFVQMMPLNFYAIAAIILVFIVALTNLNIGPMKKHEERAQKTGDVVGPNNAPGELGNTFVEVKNGRIYQLLLPILVLVAVTVVHMFLTDMNDPALSLVYGGLTAVIVALIAYMFQKGTKTPVMDVIGKGIQSMLPAIYILIFAWMISTIIDVLATGDYLATVVKEMNMNLLFLPIIVFVLAGLMAFATGTSWGTFTIMIPIAAQIAAAADQDMFLISIAAVLAGAVFGDHCSPISDTSILSSTGAGVYHIDHVITQLPYAIIAAIATIIGYLIFGVTGMVWLALVSMVVALFILPKLYILGSNR from the coding sequence ATGACAGGTACATTTTTATCTTTAATTCCACCCTTTGTGATGATTTTGCTCGTCATTTTAACGAAGCGAGTTCTTTTGTCATTAGGTGTTGGTATTATATTAGGAGCACTATTTATCCACAAGTTTCATATTGGTGGTGCATTGTTGGAGGTATGGAACTCCTTTTTTGGAATATTCATTGATGATGGAGCACCAAACTATTGGAATATTAATCTGTTATTGTTCCTATTATTCTTAGGCATGATGACATCATTTATGACTGCATCAGGTGGTGCAAAAGCGTTTGGTGATTGGGCAGTACGTAAAATTCAAACGAAAAAAGGTGCCCAAACAGTACCAGCTGTATTAGGTTTAGTTTTATTTATTGATGATTATTTTAACAGTTTAACGGTTGGACAAGTATCTAGACCAGTAACGGACCGTCATAAGGTATCACGTGCAAAATTGTCTTATTTAATTGATTCAACAGCTGCACCTGTAACGGTATTATCGCCAATTTCCAGCTGGGGTGCTACCATTATCGGTTTAGTTGGTACGGCAATTGCAGCAAATGAAATTACAGATCTAAAGGCATTTGATGCATTCGTTCAAATGATGCCACTTAACTTTTATGCAATAGCAGCAATTATTCTTGTGTTTATCGTCGCTTTAACAAACTTAAATATAGGTCCAATGAAGAAACATGAAGAACGTGCACAAAAAACAGGAGATGTAGTTGGCCCTAACAATGCACCAGGAGAATTAGGTAATACATTTGTTGAAGTGAAAAACGGACGTATTTATCAGTTGCTTTTACCTATACTCGTTTTAGTAGCAGTAACGGTAGTCCACATGTTCTTAACAGATATGAACGATCCAGCTCTTTCACTCGTTTACGGTGGATTAACAGCAGTAATCGTTGCCTTGATTGCGTATATGTTCCAAAAGGGAACAAAAACGCCTGTCATGGATGTTATTGGTAAAGGAATACAGTCCATGTTACCAGCCATTTATATTTTAATTTTTGCGTGGATGATTAGTACAATTATCGATGTACTAGCAACAGGTGATTATTTAGCAACTGTTGTAAAAGAAATGAATATGAATTTACTTTTCCTACCTATTATCGTATTTGTATTAGCTGGACTTATGGCATTTGCTACAGGAACGTCATGGGGAACCTTTACAATTATGATTCCAATTGCAGCTCAAATCGCAGCTGCAGCAGACCAGGACATGTTCCTCATATCTATTGCTGCGGTTTTAGCCGGGGCTGTTTTCGGTGACCACTGTTCACCTATATCAGATACGTCCATTTTGTCCTCTACTGGTGCAGGTGTATATCACATTGATCACGTCATTACACAACTTCCATATGCAATTATTGCAGCTATTGCAACAATTATTGGTTATCTAATTTTTGGTGTAACTGGAATGGTTTGGCTTGCACTTGTGAGTATGGTGGTAGCATTATTCATCCTACCAAAGTTGTATATTTTAGGTAGTAATAGGTAA
- a CDS encoding sodium-dependent transporter: MSNRAQWGTRAGFILAAVGSAIGLGNIWRFPYVAYENGGGAFFLPYLVALFTAGIPILILEFTIGHKYRGSSPLTFARLNKKAEWVGWMQVLISFGIATYYAVIIGWAMSYSIFSFNLKWGDETGGFLMGDYLKVGDVGPAGSFVPGVVIPLIIVWVIVLGILFKGIKKGIEVANKIFIPTLVVLFLIIVIRALTLEGATTGLNAFFKPDWSQLGNASVWTAAYTQIFFSLSICFAIMITYSSYLPRKSDINNNAFITGLSNSGFELLAGIGVFSALGFLAVSTQSEVADVAASGVGLAFAVFPQIINQMPFLNELFGFLFFASLVLAGLSSLVSICETYIAAFQEKFNISRTKAVAIGGGLSALISLIYATEGGVHFLTLVDQYVLVVGVGLAGLFEVIIIAWGLKKVKELQQYNNSLSDIKIGAWWVICLTVITPLLLGYMMVKQLIDDFTAPFIDGYPLSLVIPWGWVPFALTLVGGIVFATLKWKSAEALETNKSEEVSS; encoded by the coding sequence ATGTCAAACCGTGCACAGTGGGGAACACGCGCTGGATTTATCCTGGCGGCTGTAGGTTCTGCAATTGGTTTAGGAAACATTTGGCGTTTCCCGTATGTAGCTTATGAAAATGGAGGAGGGGCATTCTTCTTACCATACTTAGTTGCCCTTTTTACAGCTGGGATTCCAATCTTGATTTTGGAATTTACAATCGGTCATAAGTATCGAGGTTCTTCGCCGTTAACCTTTGCTAGATTGAACAAAAAGGCAGAGTGGGTAGGTTGGATGCAAGTATTAATTTCATTTGGTATTGCAACTTACTACGCAGTCATTATTGGTTGGGCAATGTCCTATTCCATTTTCTCATTTAACTTAAAATGGGGAGATGAAACTGGTGGATTCTTAATGGGTGACTACCTCAAAGTAGGAGATGTCGGTCCAGCAGGATCTTTTGTACCTGGAGTTGTCATTCCGCTTATTATTGTTTGGGTCATCGTTTTAGGTATTTTATTTAAAGGGATTAAGAAAGGTATCGAAGTTGCCAACAAAATTTTCATCCCTACATTAGTGGTATTATTCCTGATTATTGTTATCCGTGCTTTAACACTTGAAGGTGCAACAACTGGTCTAAATGCTTTCTTTAAGCCTGACTGGTCTCAGTTAGGTAATGCAAGTGTATGGACAGCTGCATATACACAGATTTTCTTTAGTTTATCAATTTGTTTTGCTATCATGATCACTTATTCAAGTTATCTACCTAGAAAATCTGACATTAACAATAACGCATTTATTACTGGTTTAAGTAACTCTGGATTTGAATTGCTTGCAGGAATCGGGGTATTCTCTGCTTTAGGTTTCTTAGCAGTTTCAACGCAAAGTGAAGTAGCTGATGTAGCAGCAAGTGGAGTAGGTTTAGCATTTGCAGTATTCCCGCAAATCATTAACCAAATGCCATTCTTAAATGAATTATTTGGGTTCTTATTCTTCGCTTCATTAGTGTTAGCGGGTCTTTCATCCCTTGTTTCCATTTGTGAAACATACATTGCTGCATTCCAAGAGAAATTTAACATTTCTCGTACAAAAGCAGTAGCAATTGGTGGTGGACTATCTGCACTCATTTCACTAATCTATGCTACAGAAGGTGGCGTACACTTCTTAACACTTGTTGACCAATACGTACTCGTTGTAGGTGTAGGGTTAGCAGGACTGTTCGAAGTTATCATTATCGCTTGGGGACTTAAGAAAGTGAAAGAACTTCAGCAGTATAATAACAGTCTTTCTGACATTAAAATTGGCGCATGGTGGGTAATTTGTTTAACAGTTATTACACCGTTGCTATTAGGTTATATGATGGTGAAACAGTTAATCGATGACTTTACAGCACCGTTCATTGATGGTTACCCATTATCACTTGTTATCCCTTGGGGCTGGGTGCCGTTTGCTCTTACGTTAGTCGGTGGTATTGTATTTGCCACATTAAAATGGAAGTCGGCTGAAGCTTTGGAAACAAATAAGAGCGAGGAGGTTAGTAGCTAA
- a CDS encoding MetS family NSS transporter small subunit, with product MDASAIVMFVIAAVLIWGGLAASIANAVKASKNK from the coding sequence ATGGATGCTAGTGCAATTGTAATGTTCGTTATCGCTGCTGTACTAATTTGGGGAGGCTTAGCTGCAAGTATTGCTAATGCAGTAAAAGCATCTAAAAATAAGTAA
- a CDS encoding M23 family metallopeptidase: MKHKWVIVTIIVFAMSIMSISILKAEEKQGKYDFETRMALYKKTEAVTQIPWYFLAAIDQYEHNIHQEKASKTGIVGITIPIEKWVGETNPALKEKLPEEIVALFDGMGRDGDGDGYVDRKNDEDILYSMANWILQYGVTRDDIKTALWNYYQRELTVYSITNMAKIFKTLQTLDLEKNVFPVPPNANYSYRNTWGDPRGFGGRRIHEGTDIFANYGVPVRSTTYGIVEMKGWNKFGGWRIGIRDTHNIYHYYAHLQSYQKDVKLGQIVKPGDIIGYVGSSGYGPKGTSGKFPPHLHYGMYRDNGKNEWSFDPYPLLRKWEKQRE, from the coding sequence ATGAAACATAAATGGGTAATCGTTACAATAATTGTTTTTGCCATGAGTATAATGTCAATTTCTATACTGAAAGCCGAAGAAAAACAAGGAAAATATGACTTCGAAACAAGAATGGCTTTATATAAAAAGACAGAGGCTGTTACACAAATTCCTTGGTACTTTTTAGCAGCAATTGATCAATATGAACATAATATTCATCAAGAAAAAGCATCAAAGACTGGGATTGTAGGAATTACGATTCCGATTGAAAAATGGGTTGGTGAAACGAACCCTGCATTAAAAGAAAAACTTCCAGAGGAGATTGTTGCTCTATTCGACGGAATGGGAAGAGATGGAGATGGTGACGGCTACGTTGACCGTAAAAATGATGAAGATATTTTATATTCGATGGCAAACTGGATATTACAGTATGGTGTAACAAGGGATGATATTAAAACCGCTTTATGGAACTATTACCAAAGAGAATTAACCGTTTATTCGATCACGAATATGGCGAAAATCTTTAAAACGCTTCAAACTTTGGATTTGGAGAAGAATGTATTTCCAGTTCCCCCTAATGCCAATTATAGTTATCGCAACACTTGGGGGGACCCAAGAGGTTTTGGAGGTAGAAGAATACATGAAGGAACAGATATCTTCGCAAACTATGGTGTGCCAGTAAGGTCCACCACTTACGGGATTGTTGAAATGAAGGGATGGAATAAGTTTGGTGGATGGCGAATTGGTATTCGAGACACCCATAACATTTATCATTACTACGCCCACCTTCAGTCGTATCAAAAGGATGTAAAACTGGGGCAAATAGTCAAGCCGGGAGATATCATCGGCTATGTTGGATCTTCAGGATACGGACCGAAAGGAACTTCAGGAAAGTTTCCTCCACACTTACATTATGGAATGTATCGTGATAATGGAAAAAACGAGTGGTCATTTGATCCTTATCCGCTACTTCGAAAGTGGGAAAAGCAACGGGAATAA